The following proteins are encoded in a genomic region of Paenibacillus sp. FSL R7-0273:
- a CDS encoding M42 family metallopeptidase — protein MLTIQPNEDYILSLLKKLLDTPSPSGFTAEVMRVVAEEAAALNVPLSWNEKGGIILTVPGLDPSRTIGISAHVDTLGAMVRSIKPNGTLRLTSVGGFTMNSIENEYCIIHTRSGLTYTGTILTSHPSVHVYADARDFKRAEENMEVRIDEMVSTKDDVLKLGIAVGDFISFDARAVITPSGYIKSRHLDDKASVAALFGLLESIKREGWKPLHNLALLISNYEEVGHGTSWIPGDISEFIAVDMGAMGDDLSCKETDVSICAKDSSGPYDYAMTGRLIELANSLAIPFAVDIYPQYGSDASAALRGGNNIRGALIGPGVHASHSMERTHKQAVLNTAKLLAAYVGTN, from the coding sequence ATGCTAACAATTCAGCCTAACGAAGACTACATTCTGTCCTTGCTGAAAAAACTGCTCGACACCCCAAGCCCCAGCGGCTTTACTGCCGAAGTGATGCGGGTCGTAGCCGAGGAAGCTGCCGCGCTGAATGTACCGCTCAGCTGGAACGAAAAAGGCGGTATAATTCTTACCGTGCCCGGCCTTGACCCTTCTCGCACCATCGGTATCAGTGCCCATGTGGACACGCTTGGTGCCATGGTCCGCTCAATTAAACCGAACGGCACACTGCGCCTGACCTCTGTCGGCGGCTTTACGATGAACAGCATCGAAAATGAATATTGCATCATTCATACCCGCAGCGGCCTGACTTATACCGGTACCATTCTGACCAGCCATCCTTCTGTGCATGTCTATGCCGATGCGCGTGATTTCAAACGTGCCGAAGAAAATATGGAAGTGCGGATTGACGAAATGGTATCGACTAAAGATGATGTGCTCAAGCTTGGCATTGCCGTTGGTGACTTTATCTCCTTTGATGCGCGGGCGGTTATTACACCGAGCGGATATATCAAATCACGCCATCTGGATGACAAAGCCAGCGTGGCCGCTCTGTTTGGCCTGCTGGAGAGCATCAAGCGTGAAGGCTGGAAGCCGCTGCACAATCTCGCCCTCCTGATCTCTAACTACGAGGAGGTTGGACACGGTACGTCCTGGATTCCGGGTGACATCAGTGAATTCATTGCAGTAGACATGGGCGCCATGGGCGATGACCTGAGCTGTAAGGAGACAGATGTCTCGATTTGTGCCAAGGATTCCTCCGGCCCTTATGATTACGCCATGACCGGCCGTCTGATTGAGCTGGCGAACAGCCTCGCGATCCCGTTTGCGGTAGACATCTATCCGCAATACGGCTCCGATGCTTCCGCTGCTCTGCGCGGCGGCAACAATATCCGCGGGGCGCTGATCGGCCCGGGCGTCCATGCTTCCCACTCCATGGAGCGCACGCATAAGCAGGCTGTCCTGAATACAGCCAAGCTGCTGGCCGCCTATGTCGGCACCAACTGA
- a CDS encoding LapA family protein, whose product MKLQWSLILGLIFALLTAVFAVINVDPVQVNFGFDQVSLPLILVILGCALIGGIIVGSYGIFRQYKLQKQIKSLNAELSKLRDADHSLDTLTPLPDETV is encoded by the coding sequence ATGAAACTGCAATGGTCGCTTATCCTAGGTCTAATCTTTGCACTCCTGACAGCTGTATTCGCTGTTATTAACGTTGATCCGGTCCAGGTCAATTTCGGCTTCGATCAGGTCAGCCTTCCGCTGATCCTCGTCATTCTGGGCTGCGCCCTAATCGGCGGGATTATCGTCGGTTCCTACGGGATCTTCCGCCAGTACAAGCTGCAGAAGCAGATTAAATCGCTGAACGCAGAGCTGTCCAAGCTGCGCGATGCGGATCATTCCCTTGACACTTTAACACCGCTGCCGGACGAGACTGTATAA
- the pepF gene encoding oligoendopeptidase F: MEQLLKRSEVPAENRWKLEDMFASQEQWDKEYNEAKALIKKASAFQGKLDSADELKGCFELDDELSQLTERLYVYAHMRQDEDTAAPTYQALTQKAKKLSVEAGESLSFVTPEILSLPVEKLDQFIADPSLSAYTFTLTEMKREKAHVLTKAEEALLAQVGNISQAPQNIFGMLNNADLKFPKIKNEEGKEVELTHGSYIQFLESPDREVRKNAFKAVYETYAKQKNTIAATLGANVNKNVFYSRVRKYPSVLEMSLYGDNIPKEVYTNLIDTIHESLPLMHRYMKLRQKLLGVDELHMYDLFAPLVDEYKLDITFEEAKKITKEGLKPLGEDYLNVLQEGYDNGWIDIYENESKRTGAYSWGAYGTHPYVLLNHNDNLNSMFTLAHEMGHALHSYYSDNALKYRDAQYTIFLAEVASTTNEALLMDYLLNKSTDPKEKMYLLTYYADQFRTTVFRQTMFAEFEKIIHQRAEEGESLTPQDLSAIYYDLNVKYYGADMVVDKDIEMEWARIPHFYNSFYVYKYATGFSAATSFSKQILEEGKPAVDRYLSFLKSGGSDYSINILAKAGVDMSTPEPIREAMSVFESVIEQMEQLTK, translated from the coding sequence ATGGAACAGTTATTGAAGAGAAGTGAAGTGCCTGCCGAGAACCGCTGGAAGCTAGAAGATATGTTTGCCTCACAGGAGCAATGGGATAAGGAATACAACGAAGCCAAGGCGCTGATCAAGAAAGCCTCTGCCTTCCAGGGCAAGCTGGATTCGGCTGATGAGCTCAAGGGCTGCTTCGAGCTGGATGATGAGCTGTCCCAGCTTACTGAACGGCTCTATGTATATGCACATATGCGTCAGGACGAAGACACTGCAGCCCCAACCTACCAGGCGCTTACCCAAAAGGCGAAGAAGCTCAGTGTTGAAGCCGGAGAATCGCTGTCTTTTGTCACACCGGAAATCCTGTCCCTGCCTGTAGAAAAGCTGGATCAGTTCATCGCTGACCCTTCCCTCTCCGCTTATACTTTTACCCTGACTGAAATGAAGCGTGAAAAAGCCCATGTCCTTACTAAGGCTGAGGAAGCGCTGCTGGCCCAGGTCGGCAATATTTCACAGGCACCGCAGAATATTTTTGGCATGCTGAACAATGCGGATCTTAAGTTCCCGAAGATCAAGAATGAGGAAGGCAAGGAAGTAGAGCTGACCCACGGCAGCTACATTCAGTTCCTGGAAAGTCCGGACCGCGAGGTGCGCAAGAACGCTTTTAAAGCGGTATATGAAACCTATGCCAAGCAGAAGAATACAATCGCTGCGACCCTTGGCGCGAACGTGAACAAAAATGTATTTTACTCGCGGGTACGCAAATATCCGTCAGTGCTGGAAATGTCGCTGTACGGCGATAATATCCCGAAGGAAGTATACACCAACCTGATTGACACCATTCACGAGAGCCTGCCGCTGATGCACCGTTATATGAAGCTGCGCCAGAAGCTGCTCGGCGTTGATGAACTACATATGTATGATCTGTTCGCTCCGCTCGTGGACGAATATAAGCTGGACATTACCTTTGAAGAAGCGAAAAAGATCACCAAAGAAGGCCTGAAGCCGCTCGGCGAGGATTACCTCAATGTGCTGCAGGAGGGCTATGACAACGGCTGGATCGATATTTACGAAAATGAGAGCAAACGCACCGGCGCATACAGCTGGGGAGCCTACGGCACTCACCCTTATGTGCTGCTGAACCATAATGATAACCTGAACAGCATGTTCACCCTGGCGCATGAAATGGGGCATGCCCTGCATTCCTACTATTCGGATAATGCGCTTAAATACCGCGATGCGCAGTATACCATTTTCCTTGCAGAAGTAGCTTCCACAACCAATGAAGCGCTGCTGATGGACTATCTGTTGAACAAATCAACGGATCCTAAGGAAAAAATGTACCTGCTGACCTATTATGCCGACCAGTTCCGCACCACAGTATTCCGGCAGACGATGTTCGCAGAATTTGAAAAAATCATCCATCAGCGTGCTGAAGAGGGAGAATCACTGACTCCGCAGGATCTGTCGGCTATCTACTACGATCTTAACGTGAAGTATTACGGCGCGGATATGGTTGTAGATAAGGACATTGAAATGGAGTGGGCGCGGATCCCGCATTTCTACAACAGCTTCTATGTTTACAAGTATGCTACCGGCTTCTCTGCGGCGACCAGCTTCTCCAAGCAGATTCTGGAGGAAGGCAAGCCTGCAGTAGACCGCTACCTCAGCTTCCTGAAGAGCGGCGGCAGCGACTATTCCATCAACATTCTGGCCAAGGCCGGAGTCGATATGTCCACTCCTGAGCCGATCCGCGAAGCAATGAGCGTGTTCGAAAGCGTAATTGAGCAGATGGAGCAATTGACCAAATAA
- a CDS encoding cold shock domain-containing protein, which yields MKGTVKWFNAEKGYGFLQVEGGEDVFVHFSAIQGDGFKTLDEGQAVEFDITDGNRGPQAANVVKL from the coding sequence TTGAAAGGTACAGTAAAATGGTTTAACGCAGAAAAAGGTTACGGTTTTCTTCAGGTAGAAGGCGGCGAAGATGTATTCGTTCACTTCTCAGCTATCCAAGGCGACGGCTTCAAGACTTTGGATGAAGGCCAAGCGGTTGAATTCGACATCACTGACGGTAACCGCGGTCCTCAGGCAGCTAACGTAGTTAAATTATAA
- a CDS encoding MFS transporter: MESGRTGSPYSDQNWLRSFIFTLFGTSVLVVSYFPLFYTHLGFSSTQVGLLYSLGPLISILSNLFWSMMSDRLGTIKKIMAILLAGQLVTAILLARATDFSMVMLIISLFYFFYYPVFPLADTMAIKVAQRHGRNFITIRVFGSLGYSFFALTIGYVLRALGSSYSIGVCIVIIVAALLLTIGLKDVKRSPAEAASTGSSVKAPAKSGGLKEIMLQKEVLWFFGCVFVLALGHRMNEAFLTLSLKSMNAGDDLIGWALLASALSEIPIFFLLSKYGERFKELPLLAFASLMYGLRFLLMSQAVHPGAIIAIQALHSISFGIFYVTAIRYITRIIPDHLRATGLALFTVVWSSASGLLSGTFGGLIYEDAGRSTFYLVATLFSVLAFIGFFVKHLLDMGGPFRISLRRKAVPAAPHVPESGAVPAQPAEAVPAHKATL; the protein is encoded by the coding sequence ATGGAATCAGGACGGACCGGCAGCCCCTATAGTGATCAGAATTGGCTGCGTTCCTTCATCTTTACACTTTTCGGCACCAGTGTACTGGTAGTCTCTTATTTTCCGCTCTTTTACACCCATCTCGGCTTCAGCAGCACACAGGTAGGTCTCCTGTATTCCCTCGGGCCGCTGATCTCCATTCTGTCCAATCTGTTCTGGAGCATGATGAGCGACCGGCTCGGAACGATCAAAAAAATTATGGCTATTCTGCTGGCCGGCCAGCTAGTGACCGCTATTCTCCTGGCTAGAGCTACCGATTTCTCAATGGTAATGCTTATAATATCCTTATTCTATTTCTTCTATTACCCTGTTTTCCCGCTGGCGGACACAATGGCGATCAAAGTGGCCCAGCGTCACGGACGGAACTTTATAACGATCCGCGTATTCGGCTCTCTTGGTTATTCCTTTTTCGCCCTTACAATCGGGTATGTGTTAAGAGCGCTCGGCTCTTCATACAGCATCGGGGTATGTATCGTTATCATTGTAGCCGCCCTGCTATTAACTATAGGCTTAAAGGATGTCAAACGTTCTCCGGCTGAAGCCGCCAGCACCGGCTCTTCTGTCAAAGCACCGGCCAAGAGCGGCGGCCTGAAGGAGATTATGCTGCAAAAGGAAGTGCTGTGGTTCTTCGGCTGTGTCTTTGTCCTCGCGCTCGGGCACCGGATGAACGAGGCGTTCCTCACCCTGAGTCTCAAAAGCATGAACGCAGGCGACGACTTAATCGGCTGGGCGCTGCTTGCGTCCGCGCTGAGCGAGATTCCGATTTTCTTTCTGCTCAGCAAATACGGCGAACGGTTCAAGGAGCTGCCGCTGCTCGCTTTTGCCAGTCTAATGTACGGCTTACGCTTTCTGCTCATGTCGCAGGCCGTCCATCCGGGGGCGATTATTGCTATCCAGGCACTGCACAGTATTTCGTTCGGCATTTTCTATGTAACAGCTATCCGCTATATCACACGTATTATACCCGATCATCTGCGGGCAACCGGTCTTGCGCTATTTACCGTAGTGTGGTCCAGTGCCTCCGGGCTGCTCAGCGGTACGTTCGGCGGTTTAATCTATGAGGATGCCGGACGCAGCACATTCTACCTGGTAGCCACCCTGTTCTCTGTACTCGCATTTATCGGCTTCTTCGTCAAGCATCTGCTGGATATGGGAGGACCTTTCCGGATCTCTTTACGCAGAAAAGCAGTTCCTGCCGCTCCTCACGTGCCTGAATCTGGCGCTGTCCCGGCACAGCCTGCAGAGGCGGTTCCTGCACACAAAGCTACTCTTTAA
- a CDS encoding tetraprenyl-beta-curcumene synthase family protein — protein MNEFEQGRYLSPRGPIGLMSRVYKYVLPEVRECLHSWRQDAEGIPDPELRKQALASIETKQFHCEGGGIYAAGNLSMRHILIPLIVAYQTISDYLDNLCDRSTSLDPADFRLLHQSMLDAITPGAEPVNYYALRSEQNDGGYLHRLVRKCQEMTALLPGYAAAAGEIYDLAVLYTDLQVYKHIRPELREAALKEWWAVEGKRAPHLHWNEFAAATGSTLGVFMLFLSACDPRLDKSKAASIRAAYFPHVCGLHIMLDYLIDQDEDRAGGDLNFCNYYDNTDTMLNRIASIVEWARKDVRSLPENSMHRMVIEGLLALYLSDPKVSEQREVRTVSKRLMKRSPLTRLFFFVNSRWIRKHMY, from the coding sequence TTGAATGAATTTGAGCAAGGCCGTTACCTAAGCCCGCGGGGCCCTATAGGGCTCATGAGCCGGGTTTATAAGTACGTGCTGCCGGAAGTGCGGGAGTGTTTGCACTCCTGGCGCCAGGATGCGGAAGGGATTCCCGATCCCGAGCTCCGGAAACAAGCGCTTGCCAGCATTGAAACCAAGCAGTTTCACTGTGAAGGCGGAGGTATTTATGCTGCCGGCAATTTGTCGATGAGACATATACTGATTCCGCTTATTGTCGCCTATCAAACGATCAGTGATTATCTGGATAACCTGTGTGACCGCAGCACCTCGCTTGATCCGGCCGATTTCCGGCTGCTGCATCAGTCGATGCTTGATGCAATCACTCCGGGTGCTGAGCCTGTTAATTACTACGCGCTGCGCAGTGAGCAGAATGACGGGGGATACCTGCACCGTCTGGTCCGCAAATGTCAGGAGATGACGGCGTTACTGCCCGGTTATGCTGCTGCGGCCGGGGAAATTTACGATCTGGCTGTGCTGTATACAGATCTGCAGGTGTACAAGCATATCCGTCCCGAGCTCAGGGAAGCTGCCCTGAAGGAATGGTGGGCAGTGGAAGGTAAACGCGCTCCGCACCTTCACTGGAATGAATTTGCGGCCGCGACCGGCTCTACGCTGGGTGTGTTTATGCTGTTTCTGTCTGCCTGTGACCCCCGTCTGGACAAGTCGAAAGCGGCTTCGATCCGCGCTGCCTACTTTCCTCATGTCTGCGGACTGCACATAATGCTGGATTATCTCATTGATCAGGACGAAGACCGGGCCGGCGGTGATCTCAACTTCTGCAATTATTATGACAATACTGATACCATGCTGAATCGGATTGCTTCCATCGTGGAGTGGGCCCGCAAAGATGTCCGGAGCTTACCTGAGAACTCAATGCATCGGATGGTTATCGAGGGGCTGCTGGCACTTTATTTATCCGATCCAAAAGTCAGCGAACAGCGGGAGGTTCGTACGGTATCCAAGCGCTTAATGAAAAGAAGCCCGCTGACCAGGCTGTTCTTCTTTGTTAACAGCCGCTGGATACGCAAACACATGTACTAA
- the pfkA gene encoding 6-phosphofructokinase — protein MSNVKKIAVLTSGGDSQGMNAAVRAVVRSAIFYGIEVYGIQRGYQGLLNRDIFPMDLRSVGDIIQRGGTILQSARCLEFIKPEGQQKGADILNEMGIDGLVVIGGDGSYQGANKLSKLGIKTMALPGTIDNDISFTDYTIGFDTAVGVVVDAINKLRDTMSSHERSSIVEVMGRHCGDIALHAGLASGAETILVPEMPYDLNEVADRMKDNFTKGKRHSIVIVAEGVGKGEDVAQALKDRHASLDARVTVLGHIQRGGTPTPADRNLASRLGDFAVRKLIEGESAKACGIIKGELTITDIDTVVNTKKSFDTDLYELASRLSQ, from the coding sequence ATGTCAAACGTAAAAAAAATCGCAGTATTAACCAGTGGCGGAGACTCACAGGGCATGAACGCGGCTGTCCGCGCAGTTGTGCGCAGTGCAATCTTTTACGGGATTGAAGTGTACGGAATTCAGCGCGGCTACCAGGGTCTGCTGAACCGTGATATTTTCCCGATGGATCTGCGCAGTGTAGGCGACATTATCCAGCGCGGCGGTACCATTCTCCAATCGGCACGCTGTCTGGAATTCATCAAACCGGAAGGCCAGCAGAAGGGTGCAGATATTCTTAACGAGATGGGAATTGACGGCCTGGTTGTTATCGGCGGTGACGGTTCTTATCAGGGCGCGAACAAGCTCAGCAAGCTTGGTATCAAGACGATGGCTTTGCCGGGAACCATTGACAATGATATCTCCTTTACGGATTACACCATTGGCTTTGATACTGCGGTAGGCGTTGTTGTGGATGCGATCAACAAGCTCCGTGACACCATGTCCTCCCATGAACGTTCTTCCATTGTCGAAGTTATGGGCCGCCACTGCGGTGATATCGCGCTTCATGCCGGTCTTGCTTCCGGCGCTGAAACCATTCTTGTACCGGAAATGCCTTATGACCTCAACGAAGTAGCTGACCGGATGAAGGATAACTTTACCAAAGGTAAACGCCACAGTATCGTAATCGTTGCTGAAGGCGTAGGCAAAGGTGAGGATGTAGCTCAGGCGCTCAAAGACCGCCATGCTTCACTTGATGCCCGTGTAACGGTTCTGGGCCACATCCAGCGCGGCGGTACTCCGACACCGGCTGACCGCAACCTGGCAAGCCGTCTTGGTGATTTTGCCGTTCGTAAGCTGATCGAAGGTGAATCGGCCAAAGCCTGCGGAATTATCAAAGGTGAGCTGACGATTACAGATATTGATACTGTAGTAAATACGAAGAAGAGCTTTGATACAGATTTGTACGAGCTGGCTTCCCGTCTGTCCCAATAA
- a CDS encoding MATE family efflux transporter, with translation MKQTHSLRQKAGQFIHILFPILITQIALSAITFFDTNMSGKFGTNDLAGVAIGTSLWIPIQTGLSGILMGITPIVSHLLGSRKDKDVAYQVTQGLWLSVVISLLVLAAGSIILSPVLNFMNLEPQVRDIAFRFLCAIAFGIIPLFGYTVLRSTIDALGQTRTSMLITLIALPVNVGLNYLLIFGNFGFPRLGGVGAGVASAITYWVIFAVALHFVYRFEPFKGLQLFRKFHGISLSSFKELLKIGVPIGFSIFFETAVFSAVTLLMSRFDTVTIAAHQAAINFASTLYMIPLSICMSLTILIGFETGSGRLKDARQYSIMGIGSAAALSLITALILLFAGNHVAGLYSDDSQVIALIQHFLIYAIFFQISDAIATPTQGVLRGYKDVNPAFIICFVAYWVIGLPTGYLLATYTDMGAYGYWIGLIAGLAIGAILLLSRLVKVQRSFSIRSAKEVTGA, from the coding sequence ATGAAACAAACGCATTCACTCAGACAAAAAGCCGGACAGTTTATACATATTCTTTTTCCTATACTCATTACACAAATCGCCTTATCGGCCATTACCTTCTTCGATACCAACATGTCAGGAAAATTTGGAACCAATGATTTGGCCGGCGTAGCGATCGGCACAAGCCTGTGGATTCCCATCCAGACCGGACTCAGCGGTATACTGATGGGTATCACCCCCATCGTCTCCCATCTGCTCGGCAGCAGAAAGGATAAGGATGTCGCTTATCAGGTTACCCAGGGTCTCTGGCTGTCAGTGGTGATCTCACTTCTGGTGCTGGCCGCTGGCAGTATCATCCTGTCTCCCGTACTGAATTTCATGAATCTGGAGCCGCAGGTCAGGGATATTGCCTTCCGCTTCCTCTGTGCCATCGCCTTTGGAATCATTCCGCTGTTCGGCTATACCGTGCTGCGCAGCACAATTGATGCACTGGGCCAGACACGCACCTCTATGCTCATCACTCTAATTGCCCTCCCGGTCAACGTAGGACTTAACTATCTGCTGATTTTCGGGAATTTCGGATTCCCCCGCCTCGGCGGTGTAGGAGCCGGTGTTGCATCAGCTATAACCTACTGGGTCATTTTTGCGGTTGCTCTGCATTTCGTATACCGGTTCGAACCATTTAAAGGCCTGCAGCTGTTCCGCAAATTTCACGGCATTTCTTTAAGCAGCTTTAAGGAGCTGCTCAAGATCGGTGTGCCAATCGGGTTTTCGATCTTTTTTGAGACAGCCGTTTTTTCAGCCGTAACGCTGCTGATGAGCCGCTTTGATACTGTGACGATAGCTGCCCATCAGGCGGCCATCAACTTCGCTTCCACGCTGTACATGATTCCGCTGAGCATCTGCATGAGTCTAACTATTCTGATCGGCTTCGAAACCGGGTCGGGCAGACTGAAGGATGCCAGGCAGTACAGCATTATGGGCATCGGCTCTGCCGCAGCCCTGTCGCTGATCACCGCTCTGATTCTGCTGTTTGCCGGCAATCATGTAGCCGGTCTGTATTCAGACGATTCCCAGGTGATTGCACTGATTCAGCACTTCCTGATCTACGCCATCTTCTTCCAGATTTCAGATGCTATAGCTACTCCGACACAGGGTGTGCTTAGAGGCTATAAGGATGTAAATCCGGCCTTTATCATCTGTTTTGTGGCTTATTGGGTGATTGGCCTGCCTACCGGCTACCTGCTGGCAACCTATACAGACATGGGGGCTTACGGCTATTGGATCGGCTTAATTGCCGGCCTTGCTATCGGAGCTATTCTGCTTCTGTCACGCCTGGTCAAAGTCCAGCGGAGCTTCTCTATCCGCAGCGCCAAAGAAGTCACTGGAGCATAA
- a CDS encoding putative glycoside hydrolase, with the protein MNITWALLMMALGGVGVQHTGHEADVSAALQSAANPPITAAGQSGTSGPNTAAGNPAQSPAPSAAPGAADSALHTDPQPDAPKVKGIYVTAYSAGGERMEQLLGLLDKTELNSMVIDIKDDAGYITYKTDNAELQEMGTPQKFIGDINKLMTRLKEHDVYPIARIVVFKDSVLAKKHPELSFVNSDGSVWKNKGGDSFVNPYNEDVWKYNVDIAKEAAKLGFKEIQFDYVRFPEGFEKRADTLKYTKSERPRVEIIADFVKYAKAELAPLGVRISVDIFGYAASVPAAEGIGQDFVKISKNVDVISPMVYPSHYSTGWFDVKDPDKDPYATIKGSMVDTHKKLDPLGSYKPVIRPWIQDFTASWLGSGHFIKYGKQQVEDQIRALKDENVDEFLLWNANNRYTSDVDYEQ; encoded by the coding sequence ATGAATATCACCTGGGCATTACTCATGATGGCTCTCGGAGGCGTTGGCGTCCAGCACACCGGGCATGAGGCAGATGTCTCTGCGGCGCTGCAGTCTGCTGCCAATCCGCCAATTACCGCCGCCGGGCAGTCCGGAACCTCCGGACCAAATACAGCAGCCGGCAATCCGGCGCAGTCTCCTGCACCAAGTGCTGCACCAGGAGCTGCCGACAGCGCGCTTCATACCGATCCGCAGCCTGATGCACCTAAGGTTAAAGGCATCTATGTTACAGCTTACAGTGCAGGCGGCGAACGGATGGAACAGCTGCTGGGCCTGCTCGACAAGACTGAGCTGAATTCGATGGTTATCGACATTAAGGATGATGCCGGTTACATCACATATAAAACGGATAATGCCGAGCTGCAGGAAATGGGCACCCCCCAGAAATTTATCGGTGATATCAACAAGCTGATGACACGGCTCAAGGAGCATGACGTATATCCGATTGCCCGTATCGTTGTGTTTAAGGATTCCGTCCTTGCCAAGAAGCATCCTGAATTATCCTTTGTGAATTCAGACGGAAGTGTCTGGAAGAACAAAGGCGGAGACAGCTTCGTCAATCCATATAATGAAGATGTATGGAAATACAATGTAGACATCGCCAAGGAGGCGGCCAAGCTCGGATTCAAGGAAATTCAATTCGATTACGTCCGTTTCCCCGAGGGCTTCGAGAAGCGTGCCGATACCCTGAAATATACAAAGAGCGAACGTCCGCGCGTTGAAATCATTGCTGATTTTGTAAAATATGCCAAGGCTGAGCTTGCTCCGCTGGGTGTAAGAATATCCGTAGACATTTTCGGTTATGCGGCATCGGTCCCTGCGGCAGAAGGAATTGGCCAAGACTTCGTCAAAATCTCCAAAAACGTTGATGTCATCAGTCCGATGGTATATCCGAGCCACTACTCCACCGGCTGGTTTGATGTTAAGGACCCGGACAAAGATCCATATGCTACCATCAAAGGCTCCATGGTGGATACCCACAAGAAGCTGGACCCTCTCGGCAGCTATAAGCCGGTTATCCGGCCGTGGATTCAGGACTTTACCGCGAGCTGGCTCGGAAGCGGCCACTTCATTAAGTACGGCAAGCAGCAGGTGGAGGATCAGATCCGTGCGCTCAAAGACGAGAACGTGGATGAATTCCTGCTTTGGAATGCCAATAACCGTTACACTTCAGATGTTGATTACGAGCAATAA
- a CDS encoding YitT family protein, translated as MLKLRHLGSCLAVIFGSALIACGFNLFLIPHRLLSGGVSGLAMLVGYFTPFNISLLYLLFNVPLLAAGWFQLGRRFIILSILSVGSTTWLMTLVPETTVASDMLLASVFGGVLVGVGAGISFRMGGSSGGFDILGSIITRYRDFPIGNVLVGLNGLVILAAAYFDNNWNLALASMVSIYVTGKVVDLIHISHVKVTVYIVTNRTDELLKQLLPLQRGVTKIKTEGAYSHVERDMLMTVTTRYELAELRRIIKASDPQAFVNIVETVGVMGSFRKRSN; from the coding sequence TTGTTAAAACTAAGACATCTGGGCAGCTGCCTTGCAGTAATCTTTGGTTCTGCGCTGATTGCCTGCGGTTTCAATCTGTTTTTGATCCCCCACAGGCTGCTCAGCGGCGGGGTTTCCGGTCTTGCCATGCTGGTCGGCTACTTCACTCCGTTCAACATCAGCCTGCTGTATCTGCTCTTCAATGTACCGCTGCTTGCTGCCGGCTGGTTCCAGCTGGGGCGGAGATTTATTATTCTCAGCATCCTTTCCGTAGGCTCCACCACCTGGCTGATGACCCTGGTACCGGAAACAACCGTTGCTTCCGATATGCTGCTGGCCTCCGTATTTGGCGGTGTGCTCGTTGGCGTCGGCGCCGGTATCTCCTTCCGCATGGGCGGATCCTCCGGCGGCTTTGATATCCTCGGTTCCATTATTACCCGATACCGGGACTTTCCAATCGGAAATGTGCTTGTCGGATTAAACGGGTTAGTCATTCTGGCAGCAGCCTATTTCGATAACAACTGGAATCTGGCACTTGCCTCCATGGTATCCATTTATGTAACAGGCAAGGTTGTCGACCTGATCCATATCAGCCATGTTAAGGTTACAGTATATATTGTAACTAACCGTACTGATGAACTGCTTAAGCAGCTGCTACCGCTGCAGCGGGGTGTCACCAAAATTAAAACGGAAGGCGCTTATTCTCATGTCGAACGGGATATGCTAATGACAGTGACAACACGGTACGAGCTGGCTGAGCTCCGGCGCATCATTAAAGCAAGCGATCCGCAGGCTTTTGTCAATATTGTAGAAACGGTAGGTGTAATGGGCTCCTTCCGGAAAAGATCAAATTGA